The following are encoded in a window of Pongo abelii isolate AG06213 chromosome 16, NHGRI_mPonAbe1-v2.0_pri, whole genome shotgun sequence genomic DNA:
- the LOC103889279 gene encoding E3 ubiquitin-protein ligase HERC2-like, with product MVKDGEIVYTGTESTQNGELPPRKDDSVESSGTKKEDLDDKEKKDETPAPVYRAKSILESWGCSWNTRHERARSIPLQDQHLALAILLELAVQRGTLSQMLSAILLLLQLWDSGAQETDNERSAQGTSAPLLPLLQRFQSIICRKDMPHSNGDIFCLAL from the exons atggttaaAGATGGAGAAATTGTATACACTGGAACCGAATCAACCCAGAATGGAGAGCTCCCTCCTAGAAAAG ATGATAGTGTCGAATCAAgtggaacaaagaaagaagatctggatgacaaagagaaaaaagatgaaactcCTGCACCTGTATATAGGGCCAAGTCAATTCTGGAGAGCTGG GGATGTTCATGGAACACCAGGCACGAAAGGGCCAGAAGCATCCCCCTGCAGGACCAGCACTTGGCCCTGGCCATCCTGCTGGAGCTGGCTGTGCAGAGAGGCACGTTGAG CCAAATGTTGTCTGCCATCCTGTTGTTGCTTCagctgtgggacagcggggcacAGGAGACTGACAATGAGCGTTCTGCCCAGGGCACCAGTGCCCCACTTTTGCCCTTGTTGCAAAGGTTCCAGAGCATCATTTGCAGGAAGGATATGCCTCACTCCAACGGCGACAT CTTTTGTCTGGCCCTCTGA